A region of Acidobacteriota bacterium DNA encodes the following proteins:
- a CDS encoding PIG-L family deacetylase, which produces MTRKISCRGLLAALTASVLALGTTLSATADALPDNPYVPASTGGLERIERALTKLQQHRRLMIVAAHPDDEDTTLLALVSRGLGGEAAYFSLSRGEGGQNLIGTELGVGLGLLRSRELEAARRIDGARQYFARAFDFGYTRSLDETFERWPREILLEDTVRVMRRFKPQVVVSVFPPDARAGHGQHQAAGVITGEAFRAAGDPKAFPELIAEGLAPWQPSAFYRAAWWNPEGASMTYDLARLEPVSGRSIFQIAMASRSQHRCQDMGMLQPIGPQEGRLSWVEGGAGNGGDQPFAGLDTDLAGLASTLPPGDSRERLEALLRRAQGLAEEAHGRVTAADPQAILPTALEILDTLRQGRQWIDIAEPAADLLDEKIAVAEELVVSVAGLAVDAHSTAEGLIPGEAITLEAALWDAGASGAELLGLEVISPRGLDLDVTPTELPERSGWIARFFGQDQPEKGFYLRAFEVTVPAGSAPSVPYFLERPRRGDLYDWSNAPATVRGEPFGPPVLLARFRIALGDQRLTLVREVVHRHRDQAEGEIRYPLRVMPPLEIDLGRDLWVWPTGDGAPRDLEVLLTSRSGAPVSGRVEVTVPAGWPTVAPASFRLEKSGSRDSVRLQVSPPNPFPPGNYRLGLEAVVETTQGQLRLDLGLPKIDYFHVVPTLQPRRAEVRISATSLAVPGLDRIGYVRGASDRVPEALREVALPIEMLTPETLASQDLSVYDAIVIGSRAYEATAGLAAVNPRLLEYVEAGGLLLVQYQQYAFAGGAFAPYALTIDRPHDRVTDETAAVTPLLPQHPVWTTPNRIAESDWSDWVQERGLYMADTWDEAFVPLLAMADPGGERQEGALLVADYGEGTYIYTGLAFFRQLPAGVPGAYRLFANLLALSGS; this is translated from the coding sequence ATGACTCGGAAGATCTCCTGCAGGGGCCTGCTCGCGGCGCTGACGGCCAGCGTCCTGGCCCTCGGTACGACCCTATCGGCAACCGCCGACGCCCTGCCCGACAACCCCTACGTTCCGGCTTCGACGGGCGGACTCGAGCGCATCGAGCGCGCCCTCACCAAGCTGCAACAGCATCGCCGCCTGATGATCGTGGCGGCGCACCCGGACGACGAAGACACCACCCTGCTGGCACTGGTCAGTCGGGGCCTCGGAGGCGAGGCGGCGTACTTTTCCCTCAGCCGCGGCGAGGGCGGCCAGAACCTCATCGGCACCGAGCTCGGCGTCGGTCTCGGGTTGCTGCGCAGCCGCGAGCTCGAGGCCGCCCGGCGCATCGACGGCGCTCGCCAGTACTTCGCCCGCGCCTTCGACTTCGGCTACACGCGCTCCCTCGACGAGACCTTCGAGCGCTGGCCCCGGGAGATTCTCCTCGAAGACACGGTACGGGTGATGCGACGGTTCAAGCCGCAGGTGGTGGTGTCGGTGTTTCCCCCGGACGCCCGCGCCGGCCACGGCCAGCACCAGGCCGCCGGCGTCATCACCGGCGAGGCCTTCCGCGCCGCCGGCGACCCCAAGGCCTTTCCGGAGCTGATCGCCGAGGGCTTGGCGCCCTGGCAGCCGAGCGCCTTCTACCGCGCCGCCTGGTGGAATCCGGAGGGCGCCTCCATGACCTACGACCTGGCCCGCCTCGAGCCGGTGAGCGGCCGTTCGATCTTCCAGATCGCGATGGCGAGCCGCAGCCAGCACCGCTGCCAGGACATGGGCATGCTGCAGCCCATCGGTCCCCAGGAAGGTCGACTCTCCTGGGTCGAAGGCGGCGCCGGCAACGGCGGCGACCAGCCTTTTGCCGGCCTCGATACGGACCTCGCCGGCCTCGCGTCGACGCTCCCCCCGGGGGACTCCCGCGAGCGCCTCGAGGCGCTCCTGCGCCGCGCCCAGGGCCTCGCCGAAGAAGCCCACGGCCGGGTGACCGCGGCCGATCCCCAGGCCATCCTGCCGACCGCCCTGGAGATCCTCGACACCCTGCGCCAGGGCCGCCAGTGGATCGACATCGCGGAACCGGCGGCGGACCTGTTGGACGAGAAGATCGCCGTCGCCGAAGAGTTGGTGGTGAGCGTGGCCGGCCTCGCCGTCGACGCCCACAGCACCGCCGAAGGCCTGATCCCGGGAGAGGCCATCACCCTCGAAGCGGCGCTCTGGGATGCCGGCGCCAGCGGCGCCGAGCTCCTCGGCCTCGAGGTGATCAGCCCGCGCGGCCTGGACCTCGACGTGACGCCGACGGAGCTTCCCGAGCGCAGCGGCTGGATCGCTCGCTTCTTCGGTCAGGATCAGCCCGAGAAGGGCTTCTACCTGCGCGCCTTCGAGGTGACGGTGCCGGCCGGCAGCGCCCCGTCGGTGCCCTACTTTCTGGAGCGACCCCGCCGCGGCGACCTCTACGACTGGAGCAATGCCCCGGCGACGGTGCGCGGCGAGCCCTTCGGTCCGCCAGTGCTCTTGGCGCGCTTCCGCATCGCGCTGGGAGACCAGCGTCTGACCCTCGTGCGGGAGGTCGTACACCGCCACCGCGATCAGGCCGAGGGCGAAATCCGCTACCCCTTGCGGGTGATGCCACCCCTCGAGATCGACCTCGGGCGCGACCTGTGGGTGTGGCCAACCGGCGACGGGGCACCCAGGGACCTCGAAGTGCTGCTGACCTCGCGCTCCGGCGCACCGGTGAGCGGCCGCGTCGAGGTCACCGTGCCGGCGGGCTGGCCGACCGTCGCCCCGGCCTCCTTCCGGCTGGAGAAGAGCGGCTCCCGGGACAGTGTCCGCCTGCAGGTCAGCCCACCCAATCCCTTCCCGCCGGGCAACTACCGCCTCGGCCTCGAGGCGGTGGTCGAGACGACGCAGGGCCAGCTACGCCTCGACCTCGGGCTGCCCAAGATCGACTACTTCCACGTTGTGCCGACGCTGCAGCCGCGCCGCGCCGAGGTCCGCATCAGCGCCACCTCTCTGGCGGTGCCCGGCCTCGACCGCATCGGCTACGTCCGCGGTGCCTCGGACCGCGTGCCGGAGGCATTGCGCGAGGTCGCCCTGCCGATCGAGATGCTCACCCCCGAGACCCTCGCCAGCCAGGATCTGTCGGTCTACGACGCCATCGTCATCGGCAGCCGCGCCTACGAGGCCACCGCCGGCCTGGCGGCGGTCAATCCGCGTCTGCTGGAGTACGTCGAGGCCGGTGGCCTGCTGCTCGTCCAGTACCAGCAGTACGCCTTCGCCGGTGGCGCCTTCGCCCCTTACGCCTTGACCATCGACCGGCCCCACGACCGGGTCACGGACGAGACCGCCGCGGTCACGCCGCTGCTGCCGCAGCACCCGGTGTGGACCACGCCGAATCGCATCGCCGAGTCCGATTGGTCCGACTGGGTGCAGGAGCGCGGCCTCTACATGGCGGACACCTGGGACGAAGCCTTCGTGCCGCTGCTGGCGATGGCCGATCCCGGGGGCGAGCGCCAGGAGGGCGCCCTGCTGGTGGCCGACTACGGTGAGGGAACCTACATCTATACGGGGCTGGCCTTCTTCCGGCAGCTACCCGCCGGCGTGCCCGGCGCTTATCGCCTGTTCGCCAATCTCCTCGCACTTTCCGGGAGCTGA
- a CDS encoding extracellular solute-binding protein — protein MSRHLRWLLIALPLAAACSGGGDQKLLVYSPHGRDLLSLFETTFEAENPGVDVRWLDMGSQEIYDRVRSEKANPQADVWFGGPSTIFARGAEENLLEPFRPSWAGAIPAGYNDPADRFFAAYRTAPVLLFNSAAIAPEDAPADWEDLLDERWHDQILIRDPLASGTMRIFFGMILERSLRTTGDPRSGFEWLGRLDGQTKEYVLNPVLMVEKMVRQEGLLTVWELTDALWQLERRMPLDYRFPSSGTPIIVDSIGLVAGAPNGELGKRFIEWVGSPEAQELAAREAFRLPARNDLPTEDLPAWAREVLENIVPAEVDRDVIERHGPDWMSTWDRSVRGKGAA, from the coding sequence GTGAGCCGTCACCTACGCTGGTTGTTGATTGCGCTGCCCCTCGCCGCCGCCTGTAGCGGTGGAGGCGACCAAAAGCTGTTGGTCTACTCGCCCCACGGCCGCGACCTGCTGTCCCTCTTCGAGACCACCTTCGAAGCCGAGAATCCCGGCGTCGACGTGCGCTGGCTCGATATGGGCTCGCAGGAGATCTACGACCGGGTGCGCTCGGAGAAGGCCAACCCCCAAGCCGATGTCTGGTTCGGGGGCCCATCGACTATCTTCGCCCGCGGAGCCGAGGAAAATCTCTTGGAGCCCTTCCGGCCGAGCTGGGCGGGGGCGATTCCGGCCGGCTACAACGATCCCGCGGACCGATTCTTCGCCGCCTACCGCACCGCCCCGGTGCTGCTCTTCAACTCGGCGGCGATCGCCCCCGAGGACGCGCCCGCGGACTGGGAAGACCTCCTCGACGAGCGCTGGCACGACCAGATCCTGATTCGCGATCCCCTCGCCAGCGGCACCATGCGGATCTTCTTCGGCATGATCCTGGAGCGCTCCCTGCGCACCACCGGCGATCCGCGCTCCGGTTTCGAGTGGCTCGGGCGCCTCGATGGGCAGACCAAGGAGTACGTCCTCAATCCGGTGCTGATGGTCGAAAAGATGGTTCGCCAGGAGGGTCTGCTGACGGTGTGGGAGCTCACCGACGCCCTCTGGCAGCTCGAGCGCCGGATGCCCCTCGACTATCGCTTCCCATCGAGCGGAACACCGATCATCGTCGACTCGATCGGTTTGGTCGCGGGAGCTCCCAACGGCGAGCTCGGCAAACGCTTCATCGAATGGGTGGGCAGCCCGGAGGCGCAGGAGCTCGCCGCCCGCGAGGCCTTCCGGCTGCCGGCGCGCAACGACCTGCCGACGGAGGATCTCCCGGCCTGGGCCCGCGAAGTGCTCGAAAACATCGTGCCCGCCGAGGTCGACCGCGACGTCATCGAACGTCATGGCCCCGACTGGATGTCGACCTGGGATCGCAGCGTGCGCGGTAAGGGCGCCGCCTGA
- a CDS encoding ABC transporter ATP-binding protein, protein MDRPFLALQGIEKRFGDQRVLDDISLEVAEGEILALLGPSGSGKTTLLRLLAGFEHPNRGSIRVDGLDVAPLPPAKRRFGMVFQHYALFPHLTVGENVAFGLESVALPVAERARRIAEMLELVDLAGFEQRRVGEISGGQQQRVALARALAPQPKLLLLDEPLSNLDPALRERTRRELAAAFRRVGITTVLVTHEQEEAFDLGDRVAVLHAGRLAQVGRPEELYGEPATPFVAGFVGRASRLSGRVTAGGQGIELEAGVTWPAVNADDLADGAAAELVVRPESLALSLATAEGSPAVRGEGLTGTVVGRRFTGPLTYFQVVLATGTEIEVLAPSDAARLDEAVIVSAAGNGPRPRLFAPGKLP, encoded by the coding sequence ATGGATCGACCCTTTCTCGCCCTCCAGGGCATCGAAAAGCGCTTCGGTGACCAGCGCGTCCTCGACGACATCTCGCTCGAGGTCGCGGAAGGCGAGATCCTCGCCCTCCTCGGACCGAGCGGCAGCGGCAAGACCACCCTGTTGCGCCTGCTCGCCGGCTTCGAGCACCCCAACCGCGGCAGCATCCGGGTCGATGGCCTCGATGTCGCTCCCCTGCCGCCGGCCAAACGCCGCTTCGGCATGGTGTTCCAGCACTACGCCCTGTTCCCCCACCTCACCGTCGGCGAGAACGTCGCCTTCGGCCTCGAATCGGTCGCCTTGCCGGTGGCGGAGCGCGCCAGGCGCATCGCCGAGATGCTCGAGCTGGTCGACCTCGCCGGCTTCGAGCAACGCCGCGTCGGCGAGATCTCCGGCGGCCAGCAGCAGCGTGTCGCCTTGGCCCGAGCCCTGGCACCGCAACCCAAGCTGCTGCTCCTCGACGAGCCCCTTTCGAACCTCGATCCTGCCCTGCGCGAGCGCACCCGGCGCGAGCTGGCGGCGGCCTTCCGGCGGGTCGGCATCACCACCGTGTTGGTCACCCATGAGCAGGAGGAAGCCTTCGACCTCGGCGACCGGGTGGCGGTGCTCCACGCCGGCCGGCTGGCTCAGGTGGGACGCCCCGAGGAGCTCTACGGTGAGCCGGCGACGCCCTTCGTCGCCGGCTTCGTGGGCCGCGCCAGCCGCCTTTCCGGTCGCGTCACTGCGGGCGGCCAGGGCATCGAGCTCGAGGCCGGCGTCACCTGGCCCGCGGTCAATGCCGACGACCTCGCCGATGGCGCCGCGGCCGAGCTCGTGGTGCGGCCCGAGAGCCTCGCCCTGAGCCTCGCCACCGCTGAAGGATCGCCCGCGGTTCGAGGCGAGGGACTGACCGGTACCGTCGTCGGCCGTCGCTTCACCGGTCCACTGACCTACTTCCAGGTCGTTCTGGCCACGGGCACCGAGATCGAGGTTCTGGCCCCCTCGGACGCCGCCCGGCTCGACGAGGCAGTGATCGTCAGCGCTGCCGGCAACGGTCCGCGACCGCGCCTCTTTGCCCCCGGAAAGCTCCCGTGA
- a CDS encoding 2-oxoglutarate dehydrogenase E1 component encodes MSEYQTVTANKQEHEQILDAFRRWGYLQAKLDPLGRLPTPPFGQLDFEGEVAEQGRRAYCGSIAVEFMHIPDPTRRRWIQERMEGEAPPVDHPRVFDRLVRAEAFEKMLQARYLGSKRFSLEGVTAIIPLLEEMLDVAADENAVQAVVAMSHRGRLNVMAHVVGAPFEHLFAGFEDVDPKSVLGGGDVKYHQGATGVFHTARGREISIHLASNPSHLEAVDPVALGRTRAKQQRLGDEQRRRVMPILLHGDSAFAGQGILAETLNLSSLEGFDVGGTVHVIVNNMIGFTTEPHAYNSTHFATDVARRLPVPIFHVNGEDLDAVVRTARLAVEYRYAFGSEVVVDVIGYRRHGHSEVDDPTITQPLLYRALENHPTLWEIYAEQIGLGEAERKAKHDEVRAELEAAHQRATSIDKKPALARPPSYWDAYIGGAYDGAFEVDTGVDGETLGELAEALTYYPQSFHIHPKVKRLLDQRAEMGQGERPIDFGMAEALAMASLLHQGVPVRLSGQDSRRATFNQRHAVLIDIEDESEVVPLAGIARDDAFFEIYDSMLSEAAVMGFEYGFSRDYPEALVLWEAQFGDFANGAQIIIDQFVTAAEDKWGLLSGLVLLLPHGYEGQGPEHSSARFERFLTLAAEDNIQVCQPSTAGQYFHLLRRQALRKWRKPLVVFTPKSMLRHKDSTSSLAELERPRFLPVVGDAQVENADRVLVCSGKIGHELLRQRQRGGDDATAVVFLDQLYPFPKHELRAELERHPQARQLIWVQEEPANMGPLNFVLPRLRRLVTDRIKVRSIKRSASASPATGSAKAHSIEQKTLLELAFSRRKED; translated from the coding sequence ATGAGCGAGTATCAGACGGTCACCGCCAACAAGCAGGAACACGAGCAGATCCTCGATGCATTCCGCCGCTGGGGCTATCTGCAAGCCAAGCTCGATCCCCTCGGTCGATTGCCCACACCACCGTTCGGCCAGCTCGACTTCGAGGGCGAGGTGGCCGAACAGGGGCGGCGCGCCTACTGTGGCTCGATCGCCGTCGAGTTCATGCACATCCCGGATCCCACCCGCCGGCGTTGGATCCAGGAGCGCATGGAGGGCGAAGCGCCGCCGGTCGATCATCCGCGCGTCTTCGACCGCCTGGTGCGGGCGGAAGCCTTCGAGAAGATGTTGCAGGCTCGCTACCTGGGCTCGAAGCGCTTCTCCCTCGAGGGCGTGACGGCGATCATTCCGCTGCTCGAGGAGATGCTCGATGTCGCCGCCGACGAGAATGCCGTCCAGGCGGTGGTGGCAATGAGCCATCGCGGGCGCCTCAACGTCATGGCCCACGTCGTCGGTGCTCCCTTCGAGCACCTCTTCGCCGGCTTCGAGGACGTCGATCCCAAGAGCGTCCTCGGCGGCGGTGACGTCAAGTATCACCAGGGGGCCACCGGCGTCTTCCACACCGCCCGCGGGCGTGAGATCAGCATCCACCTGGCCTCCAACCCGAGTCATCTCGAAGCCGTCGATCCGGTGGCCCTGGGTCGTACCCGGGCCAAGCAGCAGCGCCTCGGAGACGAGCAGCGCCGCCGCGTCATGCCGATTCTGCTGCACGGCGACTCGGCCTTTGCCGGTCAGGGGATCCTCGCCGAGACCCTCAACCTGAGCTCCCTCGAAGGCTTCGACGTCGGTGGCACGGTGCACGTCATCGTCAACAACATGATCGGTTTCACCACCGAGCCCCACGCCTACAACTCGACCCACTTCGCCACCGATGTGGCGCGGCGCCTGCCGGTTCCGATCTTCCACGTCAACGGCGAAGATCTCGATGCCGTGGTGCGCACGGCGCGACTGGCGGTGGAGTATCGCTATGCCTTCGGCAGCGAGGTGGTGGTCGACGTCATCGGCTACCGGCGCCATGGCCACAGCGAGGTCGACGACCCCACCATCACCCAGCCCTTGCTCTACCGCGCCCTCGAAAACCATCCCACCCTGTGGGAGATCTACGCCGAGCAGATCGGCCTCGGCGAGGCCGAGCGCAAGGCCAAGCACGACGAAGTCCGTGCCGAGCTCGAGGCGGCCCATCAGCGCGCCACCAGCATCGATAAGAAGCCGGCGCTGGCGCGACCGCCGAGCTATTGGGACGCCTACATCGGGGGCGCCTACGACGGCGCCTTCGAGGTTGACACCGGAGTCGATGGCGAAACCCTCGGCGAGCTCGCCGAGGCCCTCACCTACTACCCGCAGAGCTTCCACATCCACCCCAAGGTCAAGCGGCTGCTCGACCAGCGGGCCGAGATGGGGCAAGGCGAGCGGCCGATCGACTTCGGCATGGCGGAAGCCTTGGCGATGGCGTCGCTACTACATCAGGGGGTGCCGGTGCGCCTCTCCGGCCAGGACAGCCGGCGCGCCACCTTCAACCAGCGCCACGCCGTGCTGATCGACATCGAGGACGAGTCGGAAGTCGTGCCGCTGGCCGGCATCGCGCGCGACGACGCCTTCTTCGAGATCTACGACTCGATGCTGTCGGAAGCCGCGGTGATGGGCTTCGAGTACGGCTTTTCGCGCGACTACCCCGAGGCGCTGGTGCTGTGGGAGGCGCAATTCGGTGACTTCGCCAACGGTGCTCAGATCATCATCGATCAGTTCGTCACCGCCGCCGAGGACAAGTGGGGCTTGCTCTCGGGGTTGGTGCTGTTGCTACCGCACGGTTACGAGGGGCAAGGGCCGGAGCACTCGAGCGCCCGCTTCGAGCGCTTCCTGACGCTGGCGGCGGAGGACAACATCCAGGTCTGTCAGCCGTCGACGGCGGGCCAGTACTTCCACCTCCTGCGGCGCCAGGCGCTGCGCAAGTGGCGCAAGCCGCTGGTGGTCTTCACCCCCAAGTCGATGCTGCGCCACAAGGACTCGACGTCCAGCCTGGCGGAGCTCGAGAGGCCGCGCTTCCTGCCGGTGGTGGGGGATGCGCAGGTCGAGAACGCCGATCGAGTTCTGGTGTGCAGCGGCAAGATCGGTCATGAGCTGCTGCGTCAGCGGCAGCGCGGTGGCGACGACGCGACGGCGGTGGTCTTCCTCGACCAGCTCTACCCCTTCCCGAAGCACGAGCTGCGCGCCGAGCTCGAGCGCCACCCCCAGGCTCGGCAGCTCATCTGGGTGCAGGAAGAGCCGGCCAACATGGGGCCCCTCAACTTCGTTCTGCCGCGCCTGCGCCGCCTGGTGACGGATCGCATCAAAGTGCGCTCGATCAAGCGCTCCGCCAGCGCCAGCCCGGCGACCGGCTCTGCCAAGGCCCACTCGATCGAGCAGAAGACTCTTCTCGAGCTGGCTTTCTCGCGGCGCAAGGAGGACTAG
- a CDS encoding iron ABC transporter permease, with protein MRERRPPSRRASRSAAFALAAFLGWLVGYPLLMTLLQALGLAGGDGWSLAPFQEFVSRPDEWLALWRSLWISLASVALAAAIGIPLGFIFERTEFPGRQFLGALIALPVALPPLVGVIAFLFLYGESGFISRGIRMLFSLDGPPWRLNGPGAILLVHAYSMYVYFYLFTRAGLARLDNALLEAAASLGAGPGRTLRKVTLPLLGPSLAGAALLTFMTSLASFSAPYIFGGGFRVMTTQIVFSKLNGETTMAYVETVTLAAMALVALWAMQRLSPPAAVEGAVRGIAPSRRQLRSRWSRALAGGAGYALAALMLLPHATLVLISLVPPGTWTTEAWPPVLNFDNYRLLAAEPGRLTPVWNSLWMATVAALAAVLLGFLAARSSLRHKGRLGRLLEGLLSLPWAIPGTVFAVALATTFSVQQPWFGRFVLIGTPWILPLAYLVRNLPMTGRAALAGLGQLDGALEEAAASLGASPWRTARRIVLPLVRPALAAGASLAFITGLGDFVTSIVLYTYSTRPISIEILSNLRLQELGVAGVYGVLLMIAGTTAFVLWGRKEAA; from the coding sequence GTGAGGGAACGCCGACCGCCCAGCCGCCGCGCCTCCCGCTCGGCGGCCTTCGCGCTCGCCGCCTTCCTCGGCTGGCTGGTCGGCTACCCGCTGCTGATGACCCTGCTGCAGGCCCTCGGGCTCGCCGGCGGCGATGGCTGGAGCCTGGCTCCGTTCCAGGAATTCGTCAGCCGTCCCGACGAGTGGCTGGCACTGTGGCGCAGTCTGTGGATCTCCCTCGCCTCGGTGGCTCTGGCGGCCGCCATCGGCATTCCCCTGGGCTTCATCTTCGAGCGCACCGAGTTTCCGGGACGCCAGTTCCTCGGCGCCTTGATCGCCCTGCCGGTGGCCCTGCCGCCATTGGTCGGAGTGATCGCTTTTCTCTTCCTCTACGGCGAGAGCGGCTTTATCTCGCGCGGCATTCGGATGCTGTTTTCCCTCGACGGACCGCCCTGGCGGCTCAACGGTCCCGGGGCCATTCTCCTGGTTCATGCGTACTCGATGTACGTGTACTTCTACCTGTTCACTCGCGCCGGCCTCGCCCGCCTCGACAACGCCCTGCTCGAAGCCGCCGCTTCCCTCGGCGCCGGCCCCGGACGCACCCTGCGAAAGGTCACCCTGCCGCTGCTCGGACCGTCCCTCGCCGGTGCCGCCCTGCTCACCTTCATGACCTCTCTGGCGTCCTTCTCGGCGCCCTACATCTTCGGCGGCGGCTTTCGGGTGATGACCACCCAGATCGTGTTCTCGAAGCTCAACGGCGAGACCACCATGGCCTACGTCGAGACGGTGACCTTGGCGGCGATGGCCCTCGTCGCCCTCTGGGCGATGCAGCGCCTCAGCCCGCCGGCGGCGGTGGAAGGCGCGGTACGCGGCATCGCGCCGTCACGGCGGCAGCTACGCAGCCGCTGGAGCCGCGCCCTCGCCGGCGGCGCCGGCTACGCCCTCGCCGCCCTCATGCTGCTGCCCCACGCCACCCTCGTACTGATCTCCCTGGTGCCCCCGGGTACCTGGACGACGGAGGCCTGGCCGCCGGTCCTCAACTTCGACAACTACCGCCTGCTGGCCGCCGAGCCGGGACGACTGACGCCGGTCTGGAACTCGCTGTGGATGGCCACCGTGGCGGCGCTGGCGGCGGTCCTCTTGGGCTTCCTGGCAGCGCGCTCGTCGCTGCGCCACAAAGGCCGGCTCGGCCGCCTTCTCGAAGGACTTCTGTCGCTGCCCTGGGCGATTCCGGGCACCGTCTTCGCCGTCGCCCTGGCGACCACCTTCAGCGTTCAGCAACCCTGGTTCGGCCGCTTCGTCCTGATCGGCACCCCCTGGATCCTGCCGTTGGCCTACCTGGTGCGCAATCTGCCGATGACCGGCCGCGCCGCCCTCGCCGGCCTCGGTCAGCTCGACGGCGCCCTCGAGGAGGCCGCCGCCTCCCTCGGCGCCAGCCCCTGGCGCACCGCCCGCCGGATCGTGCTGCCGCTGGTGCGGCCGGCGCTGGCCGCCGGCGCCAGCCTGGCCTTCATCACCGGCCTCGGTGACTTCGTGACCTCGATCGTGCTCTACACCTACAGCACGCGACCGATCTCGATCGAGATCTTGTCGAACCTCCGGCTGCAAGAGCTCGGCGTCGCCGGCGTTTACGGCGTCTTGTTGATGATCGCCGGCACCACCGCCTTCGTGCTGTGGGGCCGCAAGGAAGCCGCCTGA
- a CDS encoding serine hydrolase domain-containing protein has translation MGRIVALGTALLLVFGGLQAAADESVSSLDRQGLIAAAEASRSDALYVTVGDQVVIDWRPEGQHPQPYELMSAVKSVVALAIGRLLSLGHLESLDQPVHGFFPEWKQGRKQQITVRHLLNHTSGLQNVPSAGAEIYPSPDAVRLALAAELDHAPGEHFSYNNKAVNLLAGIVERASGQRMDLFIQKQLFALLGIKTYQWYFDASGSPHAMAGLRLYAADVAKLGRLVLDRGQWQGEALLAADFVDQMLAPGQEHYPLAGLLWWRHAGSQEIELAATADLETLPWLAAFAGKTFSSWGEVRELLPQAMGSPEKARRWLGNHGRAALREHFDWRLGEIDAYYGEGYLGQYLVVVPAADLVAVRQIDSKPGLDRDTEFRDFVKQVVRFASAMPTAD, from the coding sequence TTGGGGCGCATCGTTGCGCTGGGGACCGCTCTGCTGCTGGTTTTCGGGGGACTGCAGGCGGCAGCAGACGAGAGCGTTTCGAGCCTCGACCGGCAGGGCCTGATCGCCGCCGCGGAGGCCAGCCGCAGCGATGCCCTCTACGTCACCGTCGGTGACCAGGTGGTGATCGACTGGCGTCCGGAGGGCCAGCATCCGCAGCCCTACGAGCTGATGTCGGCGGTCAAGTCGGTGGTCGCCCTCGCCATCGGCCGGCTCCTCTCCCTCGGGCACCTCGAGAGCCTCGACCAGCCGGTCCATGGCTTTTTCCCGGAGTGGAAGCAGGGGCGCAAGCAGCAGATCACGGTCCGCCATCTGCTCAATCACACCTCCGGCCTGCAGAACGTCCCCAGCGCCGGCGCCGAGATCTATCCCAGCCCCGATGCGGTGCGCCTGGCCCTCGCCGCCGAGCTCGATCACGCCCCCGGGGAACACTTCTCCTACAACAACAAGGCGGTGAATTTGCTCGCCGGCATTGTCGAGCGGGCGTCCGGCCAGCGCATGGACCTCTTCATCCAGAAGCAGCTCTTCGCTCTCCTCGGCATCAAGACCTATCAGTGGTACTTCGATGCTTCGGGATCGCCTCATGCCATGGCCGGACTGCGGCTCTACGCGGCGGATGTCGCCAAGCTCGGCCGCCTGGTGCTCGACCGCGGCCAGTGGCAGGGAGAAGCGTTGCTCGCTGCCGACTTCGTCGACCAGATGCTGGCTCCCGGCCAGGAGCACTACCCGCTGGCCGGTTTGCTCTGGTGGCGCCATGCCGGCTCGCAGGAGATCGAGCTGGCGGCGACCGCCGATCTCGAGACTCTCCCCTGGCTCGCGGCCTTCGCTGGCAAGACCTTCTCTTCCTGGGGCGAAGTGCGCGAGCTCCTGCCGCAGGCAATGGGATCCCCGGAGAAGGCGCGCCGCTGGCTCGGGAATCACGGCCGGGCGGCGCTGCGAGAGCACTTCGACTGGCGTCTCGGAGAGATCGACGCCTACTACGGCGAGGGCTACCTCGGGCAGTACCTGGTAGTGGTGCCGGCGGCCGACCTGGTGGCGGTGCGTCAGATCGATTCGAAGCCGGGTCTCGACCGCGATACGGAGTTCCGAGACTTCGTGAAGCAGGTGGTGCGCTTCGCCAGCGCTATGCCGACCGCAGACTAG